The stretch of DNA aacgaaaaagtacgtttttcactatagatcctatgttaagctACATATGGGTtaaaaaaaccgccaaaatttcttatttaatatcctatacaatatttgccatacagctagtgatttggtttgggggcactttttactcccttacccggcacATTATATGTTTAAAGCATAATTTCAGCTTTAGTATCATAGTCAgaaatgccaaccttcctgatttttcgggATTTCCTAGACTTTGGCACTTTCTCTGATATTcaaacaaacactcaattttgcttgatttttctgaaatgatcctgattttttctgatttttgtcCGTTTTTCTTTATCCGAATGAAGATTATCTATaataaatatacaaagtttTCCTGTTTGAAAATGATAACTGTCATAACAGACTTCATAAGAAAAAATGTCCAGTCCACACTTGAATAATAATCAATCTTTCTTTCATTTATTATCTATCTATTCCGAAGCAATTTGCATTTTCGAAGATACACTGTCGACATATATTAAAGCTTGAATTTGGTGTGGAAGGTAGATACTCTACTCTAGCACGTCCGAAGGCTGTTTtaaatcgttatattttgaaataaaataataacttgATGTTTTTTAATGCTTAAAACACGTCTTAACTCTTACTTAATTACTAGTATATACATATTCTACTTTTTTCTACATAATATTTCGCAATTGATCTCGAAGCTGAAGAATTCATTTATTATTCTCGAAACACAGgaaatcatcaaaataagcCGCTTTCGGAAGAATAGCTGATTCTGACGAATAAATGAAGCGGTAGGAATTAGTGATTGTGGTAATGCCACACAATTTGACGTAATGCCTTAAATGGATTGCATCTCCGTTgcgtttatgaaaaaaaatctggagtcTGGTAAGATCATCGACTCTATGGACAGCATTAAATATGACTTGAACAGTTTCCGACACGAAACatattctgggaggatagaattttCAAACTGTGTTTAAGATGGCGGAAGATTGTGAAACAAAGCGGTGCGTATAAAATTGAATAGATGTATGTCTACCTATAGAAATGATGCTTTTGTTCCGTCTCGGGCCCTCCAGACAACTCAATATGAGCTAtcttgatttcttcctgattcttattttcattcttcctgatttttgaaaattatagttggcaaccctgatcaTAGTTATTATTCATTAGACGATGTTGAGCTAACAAGCATTTACAAAAGATACATTTtcgcaaagtattgaaatttcataaatttcatcaaatctTTTTCAAATCTCCATTTTGAAGAGTCCGACATCGTACACTATATGTCAAAATTTGTTGACTTAGAATGGTTTCTAATCAAATTATAACTAAATATCGAAGGGGGTTTTTTCAAGGTAAAAAAAGGGGAttcattaaattaaaattttgagtttgattTTTCACCAGTGTGTTTAAagagttatttttttctaattatatTTATAATTAGTATATTAGTATAATTAGTATAAGCAAAATTTGTCAATTAGAAAGATTGTTGTATAATCATATCGTGCCGATTATTACATTATTTTTATACACAATGCaagtgcaagatttttcatccacttgcaaataatatttttctccgttacatgaataaATGCcctccataaaaacatttattgctccctaaaacctccatatgccaaatttggtttcatttgcttgataatttctcgagttatgccgaaatttgtgtttcatttctatgggacctctaagagagggagaggagtatctaagtaccatagaaatatttgttgtactctgaaacctccatatgccaaatttagtttcatttgcttgattaattctcgagtaatgtataaatttgggtttcatttgtatggcagcccccttttagtgaggggggaggggtttcaaACCATCATAATAACCTTCCCCGGcttcccaaaaacccctacataccaattttcacgttgatcggtttagtagtttccgagtccataagaatctgacagacagacagacagaaatccattttgtaTCAATGTActaatatttttgaatgaagcgTAAAAATCCTCGAAAATTATTTGCTCTCaaaaaatttcaagttttcaaaaaacaaaagctGAGCAAAAAAGGATGGCTTCCTTGCGATTTGAAATTTAGTATTAAGTTCGATGTGTTTGAAACAAATGCAAATGCCACTTATGAAACGGATTGAATTTGTTCCTGCAAGAACATTCTTCGAAAGCACCTTCAACCCCTTTAAGACGTAATTCCGCAAAGCCAACGAAATTAATATGTATGCGCACACCTTAACGTTCCCCTCCAAATGATTATTAATGTTTGGGCAGAGATGCCACACTCCGATGCCATAACACCGCAAAATTTGTCACCCAATTTATTGAACACACGTCCAACATTCCTCTTCCGCACTCAACAGGTTTCCTGGTGGACAAGTTCGGTCGCTACAAGCCGGTGGTGATTATGAGTTTGCTGCTAAATGCATTATTTCACCACTCGTTGCTTCTAATTCCGCAGCAGGAAATTCCCGGAAAGCTACCGGAAGCATACGTAATGAGACATCCGGAGACGGGAAACATAGAGGTACGGTCCATTTATTCCCGGGTACCCTTGCTCAACGCATATACCCCAATATGCTGCGCCCAGGGGCAAAAAACGCTGCTCTCATGTGTTTGtatttgtatgtatgtgtgtttgGTGCTTTTTCAGCTTGTTTATGTATTATAAATCAATTAATTTTGACCAAGTGTGAAGTGTATGTTCGTTTTGGCGTGGTTTAATGGAATTTATGTTCGCAGGTTTGGTGGTCACCGTGTCCTAGCCGTGAGTGCCCGGAAGAGGAGGAAATCGACATAGTGGTGGATCAGTGTTTGGATCATTGTTTGCTGTTGGAGCAGAACCCGAAAATAGAGCTGGTGTCACCACCCACTTTTGCACCTGTAATGACCACATCGGACGTGGGAGATAAAGATGACTTAGAACTGTTTATCAATAAGAAAATCAACCGGAAGAACAAAACATTGGACGTACTTAGTAGTTATAGCTCGAGCACTACGGAATCGTATATAGATAGTGAGATTCGTTAACTGTTATCTATTGCAATGCTTACGCTATAATTCATCAGTACTTATGCTTGTCTTTTAGAACAAATACTTAATCACGAGCCCGACTCGGAGGAGAGCGAGGAGAGCTGGGTCATCGCCGGCAGTGGAGACTCGGCGTTTTTTGTACTTGACATGCATCCCGACCTGGGGGAACCGATTGAACAGCTTGGTATGGAGATCGAACATGATGACAATGAAACGGTGACCGATTTCAAAACTCGCTTTGGCGTGAAGCTTCTATGGAAGCAGGGGGTCAATGTAACGGCACTGGAGGAGGAGGATCTTCGCTGTGGGGGATTGGTGCTCTCGTCTAACATGTCGTTGAATATCAACCAGCGGCTGAGTGAATTGGCAGCGGACTGTATGGTCCAACGGTGTCGGTTCCGCAAAAACGGACCAGACATATGTCCACCGGACTATATGGAAAGTGATGATAGAGTTTTCTGGATATATTTTGGACTGCGGTTCCTGGCCACGACGATGCTTTCCGCAGGGGTGACAATCATGGATCCGATTGCTCTGACGATGATCGAAAAGTATGGTGGCGATTTTGGCAGGGAGCGGTTGTTCTCGAGCATTGGAATGGCGATCTTTTCTCCCATAACGGGTATCATGATCGATTTCTTCTCGCGAGATTTGGGATACACGGATTATTCAGCTGCCTTTTATACGTACGACATTTTGCTAATAATATCATCTGTAACCGTGTTTTTGATGCCTCTCGGAGAAAAGCTGCCGGCGGATAATGTGTTCAAGGATTTGTGGAATTTGTTGAAACTGAAACACGTCATTATATTCATCTGGTTCCTGTTCCTGTTGGGTAACTTCTGGGGCTTCATCGAGAGTTTTTTGTTCTTGTATCTGAAGGAGCTGGGAGCACCGAACTATTTGCTTGGTAGGTTCCAATTGCTTTTACTTCATTATTCTGTTCGGtaatttgaagtttatttccaGGAATTACGATCACGGTTGGAACCGTTAGTAGCATTCCGTTCTTGTATGGCGCGGGACGCATCACTAAGTTCTGTGGACATGTTAATTTGATTGTGATTGCCTTCATTGCTCATGCGTGTCGTTTGGTGGGATACTCGTTAATTGAGTAAGTATTGTCAtataattaatgaaaattgtttgTTGCAAGGACTAAATATCAAACAAAAGTATAATGAAGAAATAGCTTCAAAATGTTGTTTGATGCGTGATGCAACACACACTTTGCCCAACGAGGAAGACAAATTATTAGCACATTTcacgattttcataaaaaaaattaatacactCACTtcaccgtttgagtgcggagcaaaatATGCCGAAATGCGAATGAGTTTgggtatttttataaaaaagctTTTCAAGGGAAATTTTTTAAATCCATCGAAAAGTGGATGAGCAATAAGCGATAGAATCTAGACATTTTCAAtctgtacccccaatatgtatCCTAGGGTGccgatgaaaatggtcatctctgatttcaaaaagttaccccataaatgtcaaatatcagctcaatcggacttagaagagagtggcgcaaagcggtcaaagtttgagttttttgaaaaattaaaaaggggggagtaaaggaaatcggggtttttgaaaaaaacatttttgataccaaatgtcttaaaattgcatgaaacgtcgagatctactgttatctcggaattatttttttgtcataaatcgacactctgggacttttttttcggaatacgagacaaaatgctgatttgcacgataatatacacccaaactagcgttggctgaaaacatttcatctttggcagaaatgatgccatatcgtgtgctggagggtcaaatgcgcaaataatgagctgttttaaaagcttaaaaatggtttgtatgtatgcgagcagacatctctttttttcatttcatttgggattgtgccaaaaaaaaaaaatcatacgacatcaatggggatcgaaccaaggctggctggaatgcaaagctatttcacacggcCACGCTATCgctatagctgccagtgctgttatgtagaagcgtgataatattacacttcatcataaaatgaagttggaaagtgttttctaagaggataaagaagaacatgaacgagaatatttctttctctgtctgggccgtgtacttggcaaactatacgaaaagctttcatttctgtctgtctgtctgattcttatggactcggaaactactgaaccgatcgacatgaaaattggcatgtaggggtttttgggaccggggaagatTTTCATGATAGTCTGAGACCCCTCTCAAATTTCTcgtaaaaataatttcataacaATCTACACCTGTTTCTGTCGTTTATTTAAATTGAAAGTTCTATGTCTCTTATAAAAAGACCCTGTTCATAATATCACTCAGAAGCTCTCATTCCAACGCTACTTTGACGAACTAAacgttgaagaaaaaaataattttctatattgcaatagattattattattatgagttatggcacttctcagcattgagctggaatattcacctacccccgggcttcttaaatgccaaagggggattaggctctgtggtatctttttttttctttttttctgtttgtaaTAGTGTCTGAACAATCATCGTGTTCTAATTATGGTGATTCAGGAACCGTCGCACTATGTTACACGTTCCAAGAATCACCGCTTTCTGCATAACCGCAAGCTGCTCTGttacttgcagctcctccaatgactgcgtaagagagtgtggaactaaaccagtagcagagatcactactggtataatacggatgcctttcaaatgccacatttgttttagttcttctgccaagtcgtgatacttggttatcttggcagcaaacgtagattgtagattgtggtctaacggtattgcaatgtctattatcagcacttctttcttatttttatcgtagaccacaatatcagggcgattagctggtattcggacatccgtaataatctcgcgatcccagtacaacttGTAGCAGCTATATTTCAAAACCGGATCCGGAATATACTTGTAGTAGGGTACCAACTGATTTACCAAGTTGCGTTTTGATGCTAGCTGTTGATGAACAATTTTGGCAACCGAGTTGTGACGATTGAGATAAGCTGATTCGGCTAGCGCTCCACAGCCGGCTATGACGTGTTCAATCGTCTCTCCTACTTTATTGCACTTTCTGCAACAGTCAACAACGTTTTCGTGCAAGATGTACTTCCGGTAGTTTTTAGTCGCTATTAtccggtcctggatggctaccatAAACCCTTCTGTTTCAGAAAAGAGTTCACCTCGCACCAGCCACGTGTTCTATAATACTTTGTCGATATGCGCTTGCTCTAAACGATGGGGGTGTGTCCCATGAAGTTTGCTTTTGCTTCCatgatgttattttttcttctatggTCTGCAAATTGCAGCTAGGTTCGTACTGCTCCTGCGCCAGATGCAGGGCACTGAATCCACGGTCCATTTCACAGACAGCGCGATAGATATCGTGACGGGTCTGACTTTCCACGAAGTAACTCCGCAACTGCTGGATCTGGGAACTGCAAAGCGCTCTAATGTCAgtgacacctcttcctccttCAACACGTGGCAAGGTGAATCTTTCTATGGACGACTTTGGATGGTGCATACGGTGCTTTGTGAACTCATTGCTCTTTCTATTGTTTCTAAATCGGTTTTCGCCCACTTCAGCACTCCGAAACTGTACGCGAGTAAAGGAACGGTAAACGTATTGacggctttgattttttttggcgccgcagaggtttgttttcaaaacctggttgattctgatcaagaattgttcctggagttccttcttgatttttgtgtgacaaaTCAATTGCAGAAATCCCAGGTACTTATGGGATTCGCCTTCCAccaaatcttgaatcacttcactctcgttaATGCGGAATCCTTCAGTCTCCACCAATCGTCCACGGTGGAGCTGTACTGCCTTACACTTTTCGATTCCGAGTTCCATCCGCACATTGGAACTAAAGTTGCTAACACACTGTAGAAGACTATgtagcgcttctgttgattccgcaaacagtttcaagtcgtccatatagaaGGTATGGTTTATTGCCGTTGTTCTGTTGATATGGTAGCCATGGCTGCTTCGGTTGAGTGCTCTGCTCAAGGGGTTCATCGCAAGGCAAAACCACAAAGGAGAGAACGTGTCACCTTGGAATATTCCCCTGCGAATATTGAGAGTTCTGGATCTCAACATAGTTCCGTCGGTGATACTAAGCGAGGTGCTCCAGTTTACCATTGCGTGTTCCATAAACCTGATGACGCCATCATGTATCTTGTACATTTTTAGTACCTTTATCAGGTACGTATGCGGTACTGAGTCGTATGCTTTTTTATAGTCAATGTACGCCATACTCAGGTTCCCTCTGTTTCGGCTTGCTTGTCCGACGATGACTGCATCGATAACGACTTGATCTTTGCAGCCCCGCGTGTTCTGTTTACAGcatttctgttcttctgttaatatttcgttaacatcgcaatggttttgtatctttttattaatcaccgacgtaagtagcttgtacaggctcgttagacatgttattggcctgtacttcgccgcattcgctgtgtcttgatcctttggcatcagatgagtaattcccctggtcacgaactccggtgttgttttaggattttctaataccttattgaagcactctgccattcgcccatgagtagaagaaaactttttgtaccagaaattgtgcacgaaatctggtcctggcgcagcccaattcctggaatatcgaatggcttcgttgatatcatgggcggttaccataacggcaggcattgcttcaagtccgtttccatattcctcttcttctgccagccacatcctgttacttcggtgttgaatagggttctcccataagcctgaccaaaactgggtaacttcgtcaatctcaggaagaccaccatcgtaattattgcgtttctgtttgatgcggctgtagaactccctttcgttcatactgaacatacgattatccgcatgccttttcgtacattccgtataacgtcttaacctttttgatagagcactcaaccgttgtacatgggtgtcgaggatctcaatgatgcggttttcattaagatcagagagctctgccggcttcacaatttcagcaactCCACGAATCAGCTTTCGCGATCGACTTCCCCTCTTGTACTGCGTTAGTCGACCGATTTTTACTCGGAGCGTTTGGATACGACCTTCCAGGCGTCTCATCCAAGCAGGTTTCGGTTTTTTGGAGAGTACGCGGTTCTGTCTATCGTCTTGGTGAAAGGTGCGCATTCCTAACGTCCGTACAACAGCTACAGTTCCACAATAAACGATAAATTGCAGCTCCTCTAGATTCTCTACCACTTCCAGGTACACAGGTAGAACTTCCTGGTCGAGTACTTGGACGGCACTCGTTAGTCGGTGGGAATACTGCAACTTCGGAATCTTGTGTCGGGTTAAGGGGTCCGTTCCGTAAAACTGGGTTACTGCTGCATCCATGTGGAAAGCCAATTCGTTCTTTAGTTGACCTCGTTGTTAATCCTCTGCCGGCTCTTGTCCTCTAGGCTCATCCACTGGATCCGGTGGTGGTGCAATAGATTCGCGCCTTTCACTAGCGAACGATGCACTCAG from Toxorhynchites rutilus septentrionalis strain SRP chromosome 3, ASM2978413v1, whole genome shotgun sequence encodes:
- the LOC129777095 gene encoding uncharacterized protein LOC129777095 isoform X2, with the translated sequence MGADSEKPVKASAEEMGTNTAEIYDDEGLTKWGKFCLRHGINPNLIMLKITLFVMYGATSSLLPYLTIHMQSTGLTVEEIAIIYLALPFTTFLSPPITGFLVDKFGRYKPVVIMSLLLNALFHHSLLLIPQQEIPGKLPEAYVMRHPETGNIEVWWSPCPSRECPEEEEIDIVVDQCLDHCLLLEQNPKIELVSPPTFAPVMTTSDVGDKDDLELFINKKINRKNKTLDVLSSYSSSTTESYIDKQILNHEPDSEESEESWVIAGSGDSAFFVLDMHPDLGEPIEQLGMEIEHDDNETVTDFKTRFGVKLLWKQGVNVTALEEEDLRCGGLVLSSNMSLNINQRLSELAADCMVQRCRFRKNGPDICPPDYMESDDRVFWIYFGLRFLATTMLSAGVTIMDPIALTMIEKYGGDFGRERLFSSIGMAIFSPITGIMIDFFSRDLGYTDYSAAFYTYDILLIISSVTVFLMPLGEKLPADNVFKDLWNLLKLKHVIIFIWFLFLLGNFWGFIESFLFLYLKELGAPNYLLGITITVGTVSSIPFLYGAGRITKFCGHVNLIVIAFIAHACRLVGYSLIENAWWCFPFEAMEALSCHLMWVAAATYCALLAPKSLLATLIGVLGMAHFSLGRGSGSFFGGFLIGEVGTRDAFRYMGLVAVAGGLAYKFIHAIWLRKYDNPDADEDAAENGEAEKLNDTKDSEEPKTKDQGTSMSQERLSLMIKYNQIGSLTSLPRGSRGDVTDTLSRRRSSYNIEFVRAPKGGGSASKVDLLKSALEINNKISHPHLRKDGKASDQSLNSKRADSAPRLNPAKNISQPALSAVVDEEADRRESITEVDMDHYKAELAKQARAHVLNDIPERPVEPSDMVGNSPVIVPAVVIGSANGTSIIDNQTSKNET
- the LOC129777095 gene encoding uncharacterized protein LOC129777095 isoform X1; its protein translation is MGADSEKPVKASAEEMGTNTAEIYDDEGLTKWGKFCLRHGINPNLIMLKITLFVMYGATSSLLPYLTIHMQSTGLTVEEIAIIYLALPFTTFLSPPITGFLVDKFGRYKPVVIMSLLLNALFHHSLLLIPQQEIPGKLPEAYVMRHPETGNIEVWWSPCPSRECPEEEEIDIVVDQCLDHCLLLEQNPKIELVSPPTFAPVMTTSDVGDKDDLELFINKKINRKNKTLDVLSSYSSSTTESYIDKQILNHEPDSEESEESWVIAGSGDSAFFVLDMHPDLGEPIEQLGMEIEHDDNETVTDFKTRFGVKLLWKQGVNVTALEEEDLRCGGLVLSSNMSLNINQRLSELAADCMVQRCRFRKNGPDICPPDYMESDDRVFWIYFGLRFLATTMLSAGVTIMDPIALTMIEKYGGDFGRERLFSSIGMAIFSPITGIMIDFFSRDLGYTDYSAAFYTYDILLIISSVTVFLMPLGEKLPADNVFKDLWNLLKLKHVIIFIWFLFLLGNFWGFIESFLFLYLKELGAPNYLLGITITVGTVSSIPFLYGAGRITKFCGHVNLIVIAFIAHACRLVGYSLIENAWWCFPFEAMEALSCHLMWVAAATYCALLAPKSLLATLIGVLGMAHFSLGRGSGSFFGGFLIGEVGTRDAFRYMGLVAVAGGLAYKFIHAIWLRKYDNPDADEDAAENGEAEKLNDTKDSEEPKTKDQGTSMSQERLSLMIKYNQIGSLTSLPRGSRGDVTDTLSRRRSSYNIEFVRAPKGGGSASKVDLLKSALEINNKISHPHLRKDGKASDQSLNSKRADSAPRLNPAKNISQPALSAVVDEMGIPSVLSRHRKKHHQSGILVMKATSHDADLDLRNYLREADRRESITEVDMDHYKAELAKQARAHVLNDIPERPVEPSDMVGNSPVIVPAVVIGSANGTSIIDNQTSKNET